In a single window of the Salmo trutta chromosome 21, fSalTru1.1, whole genome shotgun sequence genome:
- the rnf182 gene encoding E3 ubiquitin-protein ligase RNF182 — MGKLRNMEEEGIVEGFSTEELECMICYCPYSLGSRRPKVLECCHRLCAKCLAKILDLGESPPNAVVCPFCRFVTSFPGEAVGNLPDDCNLVAALALQTRNQRNLHYHNEGPTELLLSPRHLSSLMGNPPSGSPSSSTTTTTTTTYSSIRGSPNYMVITIMEPPPSPQDHHPYQLHSHPPGVATIQGRDYHSSSLDSMASITQRWAVWNCAARALVWVLGLLYFSSLPMGVYLLIMQKTTLGVLLVSLVPASLVMIMVYGFCQCLCHEFWDLMPHSSQRTIIRGG, encoded by the coding sequence aTGGGGAAGTTACGGAATATGGAGGAAGAGGGGATAGTGGAGGGCTTCAGCACGGAGGAGCTGGAGTGCATGATCTGTTACTGCCCATATAGCCTGGGCAGCCGGCGCCCTAAGGTCCTCGAGTGCTGTCACCGCCTGTGTGCCAAGTGCCTGGCCAAGATCTTAGACCTGGGCGAGTCGCCACCCAATGCTGTGGTGTGCCCGTTTTGCCGGTTCGTCACTAGTTTCCCGGGCGAGGCGGTGGGCAACCTGCCAGATGACTGCAACTTGGTGGCAGCGCTGGCCCTCCAGACCCGGAACCAGAGGAACTTGCACTACCACAATGAGGGCCCCACTGAGCTACTGCTCAGCCCCAGGCACCTAAGCTCGCTCATGGGCAACCCTCCCAGCGgctccccatcctcctccactaccactaccaccaccaccacctactcCTCCATCCGCGGCTCACCCAACTACATGGTCATCACCATCATGGAACCGCCTCCATCCCCTCaggaccaccacccctaccaacTTCACTCCCACCCCCCTGGAGTGGCCACCATCCAGGGTAGGGATTACCACTCCTCCAGTCTGGACTCCATGGCCTCCATCACCCAGAGGTGGGCGGTGTGGAACTGCGCTGCCCGGGCATTGGTGTGGGTGTTGGGGCTCCTCTACTTTAGCTCCTTGCCCATGGGGGTCTACCTGCTCATCATGCAGAAGACCACCCTGGGGGTCCTTCTGGTAAGCCTGGTCCCGGCAAGCCTCGTCATGATCATGGTTTACGGCTTCTGCCAGTGCCTCTGTCACGAGTTCTGGGACCTTATGCCCCATAGCAGCCAAAGAACGATCATCCGAGGAGGTTAA